The DNA sequence ATGCAATGCAGGGATGGGGAGAATTTATCCCTACCGATAAAAAAATAGATTATATCAACTCCTTGATGGATGTTGGCTTTGATGTATTGGATTGTCTGAGTTTTGTTTCCCCTAAAGCAATTCCGCAAATGGCTGACTCTGATGAGGTAGCCAAAAATATTGACAAATCACGCTCCAAAACTAAAGTTTCCGCAATTATTGGCAATTACAGAGGTGCTGAAAAAGCATTGAAGCACCAGTCCGTTGATATTTTGGGTTTTCCGTTCTCGATCTCCGAAACTTTTCAGCATAGAAATACGAATAAAAGTCAGGAAGAAGCTTTTGATGAAATTATTAAAATGCTTGAACTGGTAAAAAACGAAGGAAAACAGCTGAATATCTATTTCTCTATGGCCTTTGGAAACCCATACGGTGAAATGTGGAAGTGGGAAGATGTAGATCAGTGGGCACAAAGATTTTCAGATATAGGAGTGAAAGATATCTTATTGTCAGATACAACAGGTGTGGCAACTCCTGAGACGATTGCTCTTTTGTTTGAAAAAATACCTTCAAAATATCCTGAAATTAACTTCGGTGGGCACTTTCATAACCGTTATGAAGATTCTTATTCAAAATTGAAAGCGGCTTATGATAAAGGCTGCAGAAGATTTGACAGTGCTATTAAAGGTATCGGAGGATGCCCTATGGCTAAAGATGATCTT is a window from the Chryseobacterium indologenes genome containing:
- a CDS encoding hydroxymethylglutaryl-CoA lyase translates to MFLTECPRDAMQGWGEFIPTDKKIDYINSLMDVGFDVLDCLSFVSPKAIPQMADSDEVAKNIDKSRSKTKVSAIIGNYRGAEKALKHQSVDILGFPFSISETFQHRNTNKSQEEAFDEIIKMLELVKNEGKQLNIYFSMAFGNPYGEMWKWEDVDQWAQRFSDIGVKDILLSDTTGVATPETIALLFEKIPSKYPEINFGGHFHNRYEDSYSKLKAAYDKGCRRFDSAIKGIGGCPMAKDDLVGNMPTEQVINFMSVEKAEHKLNLLNFESSYNKAKDIFHF